The Stigmatopora argus isolate UIUO_Sarg chromosome 23, RoL_Sarg_1.0, whole genome shotgun sequence genome contains a region encoding:
- the LOC144068859 gene encoding uncharacterized protein LOC144068859 — translation MQAKVVLHRLEDIRKYLGPEWLQVGIPGIKEEAERPVNNEKKPESPRRQKREDQVAVNKKEKLAHVKEEQNVTSDSQADNLIPPLSDCEEDSDSGPKRNADKCCQCSQCGKTYGQKSTLKRHMRTHTGEKPFACTLCAKKFTQKGDLKIHIRSHTGEKPFSCLVCGQSFSAKGKLNTHARSHAAESLFPCSFCGKGFPAKSDLSVHTRTHTGERPFVCSFCGQRFTQKGQLTQHARSHTGEKPFRCSLCGLAFSKKQTLESHASVHTGEKPFSCPVCGQRFTQRANLKMHRRSHTGEKPFNCSVCGQKFTKKASLKTHKRRHTGEKPFACSDCGQTFTRNGSLKIHARIHAGLKPFSCSRCEQAFTQKESLKVHTRTHTGEKPFPCLVCGQKFTQKGNLKIHMRVHAS, via the exons ATGCAAGcgaaagttgttcttcacagactGGAAG atatcagaaaatatcttggtcctgagtGGCTGCAAGTAGGGATTCCTGGCATTAAAGAAGAAGCGGAGCGCCCTGTAAACAACGAGAAGAAACCAGAGTCTCCTCGCCGGCAAAAGAGAGAAGATCAAGTTGCCGTTAACAAGAAGGAGAAGCTGGCACATGTTAAAGAAGAGCAAAATGTCACGAGTGATTCCCAAGCGGACAATCTCATTCCTCCACTCTCAGACTGCGAGGAAGACTCGGACTCCGGTCCCAAGCGTAACGCCGACAAATGCTGccaatgctctcagtgtggaaaaacctatGGTCAAAAGTCCACTCTGAAAAGGCACATGAGAACCCACACGGGGGAAAAACCCTTTGCCTGTACACTTTGCGCCAAGAAATTCACCCAGAAGGGCGATTTAAAAATCCACATCAGAAGCCACACTGGCGAGAAGCCTTTCTCCTGCCTAGTTTGCGGCCAAAGCTTTTCCGCCAAGGGGAAACTAAACACGCACGCGAGAAGCCACGCCGCGGAAAGCCTCTTCCCCTGCTCCTTTTGCGGTAAAGGATTCCCGGCCAAATCCGATTTGAGCGTCCACACGCGAACCCACACCGGGGAGAGACCCTTCGTCTGCTCCTTTTGCGGTCAAAGGTTCACCCAGAAGGGCCAGTTGACGCAACACGCCAGAAGCCACACGGGAGAAAAACCTTTCCGCTGCTCGCTCTGCGGCCTAGCCTTTTCCAAGAAGCAAACCTTGGAGAGTCACGCCAGCGTccacacgggcgagaagccGTTTTCCTGCCCGGTTTGCGGACAAAGATTCACTCAAAGGGCCAACTTAAAAATGCACCGGAGGAGCCACACGGGCGAGAAACCCTTCAACTGCTCAGTCTGCGGCCAAAAGTTCACCAAAAAGGCCAGCTTGAAAACGCACAAAAGACGGCACACCGGAGAGAAGCCCTTCGCCTGCTCAGACTGCGGCCAAACATTCACTCGGAacggaagcttaaaaatccacGCGCGAATCCACGCCGGCCTCAAACCTTTCTCCTGTTCCCGTTGCGAGCAAGCGTTCACTCAGAAGGAAAGCTTAAAAGTGCACACGCGAACCCACACGGGCGAGAAACCCTTTCCCTGTTT